A section of the Pontibacter deserti genome encodes:
- a CDS encoding acyl-CoA dehydrogenase family protein: METQNKTAILKGGEFLIKETNPQDVFTPENFNEEQRMMAQTCLDFVRDEVYPLLDRLDNHEEGLMENLMKKAGELGLFAVSIPEQYGGLNMDFNTALLVTESVGGGHSFPVAFAAHTGIGTLPILYFGTEEQKQKYIPKLVSGEWMSSYCLTEPGSGSDALAAKTKAVLNEAGTHYILNGQKMWITNAGFADVFIVFAQVDGDKFTGFIVEKDYPGLSLGNEEHKMGIKGSSTRQVFLTDCEVPKENVLGEIGKGHLIAFNILNIGRIKLCAATLGAAKKVADLSVKYANERHQFKLPISKFGAIRHKLAEQAIRIYAVESAQYRAGMDIYRMEQELMAAGKDENEALLGAAKEFAVECAILKVEGSEVLDFVVDEGVQIYGGYGFSADYPMDRAYRDSRINRIFEGTNEINRMLTVDMILKKAMNGELDLMGPAQNVQNELMAIPDFGSEEEGLFAAEHKAIRNLKKAILLVAGTAVQKYMASLAKEQEILMHIADMAIKTYVAESTLLRVEKLVSNRGEEAVANQIDIVRVVVNDAVDASFIAGKDAIAAMAEGDEQRLLFMGLKRFTKKDLFNTKDARRRIAAALIEANEYVY, from the coding sequence ATGGAAACTCAGAATAAAACCGCAATACTAAAAGGTGGTGAGTTCCTGATAAAGGAAACGAATCCGCAGGACGTATTTACGCCCGAAAATTTCAACGAAGAGCAACGCATGATGGCCCAGACCTGTCTGGACTTTGTGCGCGACGAAGTATATCCGCTGCTTGACAGACTGGACAACCACGAAGAAGGCCTGATGGAAAACCTGATGAAAAAAGCAGGAGAACTTGGCTTGTTCGCAGTGTCTATTCCGGAACAATACGGTGGCCTGAACATGGACTTTAACACAGCGCTGCTGGTAACAGAGTCCGTTGGTGGTGGCCATTCATTCCCGGTGGCTTTTGCGGCACATACCGGTATCGGTACGTTGCCAATTTTATACTTCGGAACCGAAGAGCAGAAACAGAAGTATATTCCGAAGCTGGTGAGCGGTGAGTGGATGTCGTCTTACTGCTTAACGGAACCTGGTTCCGGGTCTGATGCACTAGCTGCTAAAACCAAAGCAGTACTGAACGAAGCAGGTACGCATTACATCCTGAACGGCCAGAAAATGTGGATCACAAACGCTGGTTTTGCCGATGTGTTCATCGTGTTTGCACAAGTGGATGGCGATAAGTTCACTGGTTTTATAGTTGAAAAAGATTATCCGGGATTGAGCTTAGGTAACGAAGAGCACAAGATGGGTATCAAAGGTTCGTCAACGCGCCAGGTTTTCTTAACAGACTGCGAAGTTCCGAAAGAGAATGTATTGGGCGAGATCGGCAAAGGCCATTTAATTGCGTTCAACATCCTGAACATCGGTCGTATTAAACTATGTGCAGCTACGCTGGGTGCTGCTAAAAAAGTAGCTGACCTGTCAGTGAAGTATGCGAATGAGCGTCATCAATTTAAACTTCCTATTTCCAAATTCGGCGCTATACGTCATAAACTGGCAGAGCAGGCGATCAGAATTTATGCAGTAGAGTCGGCGCAGTACCGTGCAGGTATGGACATTTACCGCATGGAGCAGGAACTGATGGCTGCCGGCAAAGACGAGAACGAAGCATTACTTGGTGCTGCGAAGGAGTTTGCGGTAGAGTGCGCTATACTTAAAGTAGAAGGCTCTGAAGTGCTGGATTTTGTAGTAGACGAAGGTGTGCAGATCTACGGTGGTTACGGCTTCTCGGCTGATTACCCAATGGACCGTGCATACCGCGATTCACGTATCAACCGCATTTTTGAAGGTACCAACGAGATCAACCGCATGCTTACCGTGGATATGATCCTGAAGAAAGCCATGAACGGTGAACTGGATTTGATGGGACCAGCGCAGAATGTGCAGAACGAGTTAATGGCTATACCTGATTTTGGAAGCGAGGAGGAAGGACTGTTTGCTGCGGAGCACAAAGCCATCCGTAATCTGAAGAAAGCTATACTTTTAGTAGCGGGTACAGCAGTGCAAAAGTACATGGCATCATTGGCAAAAGAGCAGGAAATACTGATGCACATTGCCGACATGGCTATCAAAACATATGTGGCTGAATCTACTTTACTACGTGTAGAAAAACTGGTAAGCAATAGAGGCGAAGAAGCCGTAGCAAACCAGATCGATATTGTACGTGTGGTAGTGAATGATGCTGTTGATGCATCGTTTATAGCTGGTAAAGATGCTATTGCCGCGATGGCCGAAGGAGATGAGCAGCGCCTGTTATTTATGGGCTTAAAGCGTTTCACAAAGAAAGACCTGTTCAATACCAAGGATGCACGCCGTCGTATAGCAGCTGCCCTCATCGAGGCAAACGAATACGTTTATTAA
- a CDS encoding glycosyltransferase family 2 protein: MKVTCLIPCYNERERIAQVLNVIIDTSYIAQVICVDDGSEDGTADYIEMHWPEVEVIRMPQNVGKTAAIKYGLKYVQHEVLLMMDADLQDLRKEELEAALDAYQHYTGIDMIIMRRINSPWFVKWYRSDVLLSGERILRTADLKQVLKQKLKCYQLEVAINRYMLRHKRVVRWMPWSAMNTYKVDKLGVLDGSKKEFMMYVDIVNYVGFSHMCLQLASFTKKLKHHKTTKPARTDNYTLKPI; this comes from the coding sequence ATGAAAGTAACCTGTCTTATACCTTGTTATAACGAGCGTGAGCGGATTGCCCAAGTGCTGAATGTGATCATTGATACCAGCTATATTGCTCAGGTAATTTGTGTAGATGATGGATCAGAAGACGGAACAGCCGATTATATAGAAATGCACTGGCCGGAAGTGGAAGTGATACGCATGCCGCAAAATGTTGGTAAAACAGCTGCTATAAAGTATGGCTTAAAGTACGTGCAGCACGAGGTATTACTGATGATGGATGCTGACCTGCAGGATCTGAGAAAAGAAGAACTGGAAGCTGCTTTAGATGCCTATCAGCATTATACCGGAATTGATATGATCATTATGCGGCGCATTAACTCGCCCTGGTTTGTAAAATGGTACCGTAGCGATGTGCTGCTTTCCGGGGAGCGTATACTCCGAACAGCCGACCTGAAACAGGTACTAAAACAAAAGCTAAAGTGCTACCAACTGGAGGTTGCCATAAACCGCTACATGCTGCGCCACAAACGAGTAGTGCGCTGGATGCCATGGTCAGCTATGAATACCTACAAGGTTGATAAACTGGGCGTACTGGATGGTTCTAAAAAAGAGTTTATGATGTATGTGGATATTGTAAACTATGTTGGTTTTTCGCACATGTGCCTTCAACTGGCATCTTTTACCAAAAAGCTAAAGCATCATAAAACCACAAAACCAGCTAGAACTGATAATTATACTTTAAAACCTATTTAA